A window from Herbaspirillum sp. meg3 encodes these proteins:
- the leuC gene encoding 3-isopropylmalate dehydratase large subunit, whose amino-acid sequence MAKTLYQKLVESHTVARLDEQNVLLYADLHIMNEYTSPQAFAGLHEAARPVAVPGQHLSVVDHIIPTHPVSFRIIQDPSSALQASNLAKNCTEHGIVLFDTNDALQGIEHVITPELGMIRPGMVVLCGDSHTTTYGAFGALGFGIGTSEVEHVLATQTLVYRLAKDMRIRIDGVLPMGSSAKDLIMYVISCIGAQGARGYVVEFQGSAIDALSMEARMTLCNMTVEAGARGALIAPDDAATDYVLERAPDIAAQYKEAALAEWATLHSDPEATFDIEHVFDARDVAPYVTWGTSPDQAVPVTGQVPSPASAPDATVRAASEQALRYTGLQSGTNMEGIAVQRVFIGSCTNARIEDLRVVAGIVKGRKVASSVRAMVVPGSGAVRRQAEREGIAQILIDSGFEWRQPGCSMCLAMNDDFLLPGERCASTTNRNFEGRQGRGGITHLMSPAMAAAAAITGCITDVRKFGEAHV is encoded by the coding sequence ATGGCGAAGACGCTATATCAAAAACTGGTGGAGTCACATACGGTGGCGCGGCTCGACGAGCAAAACGTGCTGCTCTATGCAGACCTGCACATCATGAACGAATACACCAGCCCGCAAGCATTCGCAGGGCTGCATGAAGCCGCTCGTCCGGTGGCCGTGCCAGGGCAGCACTTGTCCGTGGTGGACCACATCATCCCGACACATCCGGTGAGTTTTCGGATCATTCAGGATCCGTCGTCCGCGCTGCAAGCCAGCAATCTCGCCAAGAATTGCACCGAACACGGCATCGTGCTGTTTGATACCAACGATGCCTTACAAGGGATTGAACACGTCATCACACCGGAACTGGGCATGATCCGCCCGGGCATGGTGGTGCTGTGCGGAGACAGTCACACCACGACCTATGGCGCGTTTGGCGCGCTTGGTTTTGGCATCGGCACGTCGGAAGTCGAACACGTATTGGCGACGCAGACACTGGTATACCGGTTGGCCAAGGACATGCGCATTCGCATAGACGGCGTGCTGCCCATGGGCTCCAGCGCCAAGGATCTGATCATGTATGTCATCAGTTGCATTGGTGCGCAAGGCGCCCGTGGTTACGTCGTGGAATTTCAGGGAAGCGCCATTGACGCCTTGTCCATGGAAGCGCGCATGACGCTGTGCAACATGACCGTGGAAGCCGGTGCGCGCGGTGCCTTGATTGCTCCCGATGACGCCGCCACCGACTACGTTCTGGAACGCGCACCGGACATTGCCGCGCAATACAAAGAAGCCGCACTGGCGGAGTGGGCCACGCTGCATAGTGACCCCGAGGCCACATTCGACATCGAACATGTATTCGACGCACGTGACGTTGCCCCCTACGTCACGTGGGGAACCAGCCCCGACCAGGCTGTGCCGGTGACAGGACAAGTTCCCTCGCCCGCATCGGCACCGGATGCCACGGTACGTGCCGCGTCCGAGCAGGCACTGCGCTATACCGGTCTGCAAAGCGGTACGAACATGGAAGGCATTGCCGTGCAGCGGGTGTTCATCGGTTCATGTACCAACGCCCGCATCGAAGACCTGCGTGTCGTAGCGGGAATCGTCAAGGGACGCAAAGTCGCCTCCTCGGTGCGCGCCATGGTGGTGCCGGGTTCCGGCGCCGTACGCCGACAGGCGGAACGTGAAGGCATCGCCCAGATACTCATCGACAGCGGCTTTGAATGGAGACAGCCGGGATGTTCCATGTGCCTGGCCATGAATGACGACTTCCTGTTGCCGGGTGAGCGCTGCGCTTCCACCACGAACAGAAACTTTGAAGGGCGACAAGGACGCGGCGGCATCACGCATCTGATGAGTCCGGCCATGGCGGCCGCAGCGGCCATTACCGGCTGCATCACCGACGTCCGCAAATTTGGAGAAGCCCATGTCTGA
- the leuD gene encoding 3-isopropylmalate dehydratase small subunit — protein MTTIAGISNTTRVEGIAASLPTPNLDTDQIMPKQFLRGIDKKGLDNGLLYDLRYDADNQLRPGFVLNQPAYKGASIIVAGSNFGCGSSREHAVWGLQQFGIRAVIAPSFGEIFYSNAMNNRLLLVMLPEAEVQRIMEDVSNPLTSNVLIDVSSMTVKSHSVEASFTLSARHHHMFLEGLDIIGATLSLQDKINAFQEKHWQQRPWLHNIAHVTRARINATSPAKPLGNS, from the coding sequence ATGACCACTATCGCTGGTATCTCGAATACCACCCGCGTCGAAGGTATCGCCGCATCCCTGCCCACGCCAAATCTGGATACCGACCAGATCATGCCCAAACAATTCTTGCGCGGCATCGACAAAAAAGGCTTGGACAACGGCTTGCTGTATGACCTGCGCTATGACGCCGACAATCAGCTGCGCCCCGGTTTCGTTCTCAACCAGCCGGCATACAAAGGTGCTTCGATCATCGTCGCCGGCAGCAATTTCGGCTGTGGTTCGAGTCGCGAACATGCGGTATGGGGATTGCAGCAATTCGGCATCCGCGCGGTCATTGCCCCAAGTTTCGGAGAGATCTTTTATAGCAACGCGATGAATAACCGGTTGCTGCTGGTGATGCTTCCGGAGGCCGAGGTGCAACGCATCATGGAAGACGTGTCCAATCCGCTGACCAGCAATGTATTGATCGACGTCAGCAGCATGACCGTCAAGAGCCACAGCGTAGAGGCCTCATTCACTTTGTCGGCCCGCCATCACCACATGTTTCTCGAAGGCCTCGACATCATCGGCGCGACCTTGTCGCTGCAAGACAAGATCAACGCATTTCAGGAGAAGCACTGGCAACAGCGCCCTTGGTTGCACAACATCGCTCACGTCACCAGGGCGCGGATCAATGCGACTTCGCCCGCCAAACCTCTGGGTAACAGCTAG